Proteins from a genomic interval of Schaalia odontolytica:
- a CDS encoding heat shock protein transcriptional repressor HspR, whose product MAVKGRGEAITFAISVAAELSGMHPQTLRQYDRLGLVIPARTKGKGRRYTKRDVQRLRDVQRMSQEEGINLAGIRRILDLERRVEELEAECDGLRATVAASEARRNRVFAASPDGQVMPMRRGQRAWEGRESSVASGGSLTVWNPMRALTALTSVDGQASSVVGRQRRRGGVRAVIEGTIVPGR is encoded by the coding sequence ATGGCAGTGAAGGGGCGAGGCGAGGCGATCACCTTCGCCATCTCCGTTGCGGCGGAGCTGTCCGGTATGCACCCTCAGACCTTGCGGCAGTACGACCGTCTCGGCCTGGTGATTCCGGCGCGCACGAAGGGGAAGGGGCGGCGCTACACGAAGCGAGACGTGCAGAGGCTGCGCGATGTGCAACGCATGAGTCAGGAAGAGGGGATCAACCTGGCGGGAATCCGGCGCATCCTCGACCTCGAGCGCCGCGTCGAGGAGCTCGAGGCGGAGTGCGACGGCCTGCGTGCCACGGTCGCCGCCTCCGAGGCTCGCCGTAACCGTGTCTTCGCCGCCTCCCCCGACGGTCAGGTCATGCCGATGAGGAGAGGCCAGCGAGCCTGGGAGGGGCGGGAGTCCTCCGTCGCCTCGGGCGGATCTCTCACGGTGTGGAACCCGATGCGCGCGCTCACCGCGCTCACATCTGTCGACGGGCAGGCGTCCTCCGTCGTCGGCAGGCAGCGGAGGCGTGGCGGCGTGCGAGCGGTCATCGAGGGGACGATCGTCCCTGGCCGCTAG
- a CDS encoding Mur ligase family protein → MTKSSHHLSVRSRLARAAGTAARCASRALGRGSGGMIGGEVALRISPRFLAELAAPYSCVVVTGTNGKSTTTRMVRAALERGGPVASNTNGDNMTSGVITALMRGEGATRAALEVDEMHVPAVAADVHPDVFVYLNLSRDQLDRVGEIGTVERRLREGASAHPSATVVANCDDPLIVSAAADNPNVVWVAAGAGWGGDSAAYPRGGRVARSEDGWHLIPAFEGEELPDLKRRPQPQWWLEDVELAPEGPRATLRGPRGASVPLALKLPGRANLGNAAQAVAAAVAMGIDPATAAEAINGVTEVAGRYSVHDINGRNARLMLAKNPAGWQEAMTMIDPRVDQVVIGVNGQVPDGQDLSWLWDVDFSGVKQVGRRVLACGERGADLAVRLEYAGVHCDLVPLPMDALAACDPGRVEMLLNYTAMRDFKVLLDRKEGTR, encoded by the coding sequence ATGACGAAATCATCGCATCACCTGTCGGTGCGCTCGCGGCTAGCCCGGGCGGCCGGAACAGCCGCACGATGTGCGTCCCGAGCGCTTGGGCGAGGCTCCGGCGGAATGATCGGGGGCGAGGTTGCCCTGCGTATCTCCCCGAGATTCCTCGCGGAACTCGCCGCCCCGTACTCCTGCGTCGTCGTGACGGGAACCAATGGAAAGTCGACGACAACACGGATGGTGCGAGCCGCCCTGGAAAGAGGCGGGCCGGTTGCCTCCAATACCAACGGTGACAACATGACGTCGGGCGTCATCACCGCGCTCATGAGAGGCGAAGGGGCAACGCGTGCCGCCCTTGAGGTCGATGAGATGCACGTTCCGGCCGTTGCGGCGGACGTGCATCCCGACGTTTTCGTCTACCTCAACCTCTCGCGTGACCAGCTCGACCGAGTCGGTGAGATCGGCACGGTCGAACGCCGCTTGCGCGAAGGGGCATCCGCCCACCCCAGTGCCACGGTCGTTGCCAACTGCGACGACCCCCTGATCGTGTCTGCGGCCGCGGACAATCCGAACGTCGTGTGGGTCGCCGCCGGCGCCGGGTGGGGAGGCGACAGTGCGGCGTATCCCCGAGGGGGGCGCGTCGCGCGCAGCGAGGACGGGTGGCACCTGATCCCGGCCTTCGAGGGGGAGGAACTGCCCGACCTGAAGCGCCGTCCCCAGCCCCAGTGGTGGCTCGAGGATGTCGAGCTCGCCCCCGAGGGCCCGCGCGCGACGCTGCGCGGACCTCGCGGCGCGAGCGTCCCCCTCGCCCTGAAGCTCCCCGGACGCGCGAACCTCGGTAACGCCGCGCAGGCCGTCGCCGCCGCCGTCGCCATGGGCATTGACCCTGCGACCGCCGCCGAGGCCATCAACGGTGTCACGGAGGTTGCCGGACGCTACTCCGTCCACGACATCAACGGACGCAACGCCCGTCTCATGCTGGCCAAGAACCCCGCCGGATGGCAGGAAGCCATGACGATGATCGATCCGCGTGTCGACCAGGTCGTCATCGGCGTCAACGGACAGGTCCCCGACGGGCAGGATCTCTCCTGGCTCTGGGACGTTGACTTCTCCGGTGTCAAGCAGGTCGGCCGCCGCGTCCTCGCCTGCGGCGAACGGGGCGCAGACCTCGCCGTGCGCCTCGAATACGCGGGCGTTCACTGCGACCTCGTGCCCCTGCCCATGGACGCCCTGGCAGCGTGCGATCCCGGTCGCGTCGAGATGCTCCTCAACTACACGGCCATGCGCGACTTCAAGGTCCTGCTCGATCGAAAGGAGGGCACGCGATGA
- the dnaK gene encoding molecular chaperone DnaK — MARAVGIDLGTTNSAIAVLEGGEPTIIPNAEGARTTPSVVAFSKTGEVLVGEIAKRQAVTNVDRTISSVKRHMGTDWTTEIDGKKYTAQEISARILQKLKRDAEAYLGEPVTEAVITVPAYFNDAQRQATKDAGQIAGLKVERIVNEPTAAALAYGLEKGKEDELILVFDLGGGTFDVSLLEVGKDDDGFSTIQVRATSGDNHLGGDDWDQRIVDWLISQVKAKTGADLSKDPVALQRLKEAAEQAKKELSSATSTNISLQYLSMTADGPIHLDETLTRAKFEELTADLLERTKKPFRDVMAEADVTVSEIDHVVLVGGSTRMPAVTEVVKELTGGREPNKGVNPDEVVAVGAALQAGVIQGDRKDVLLIDVTPLSLGIETKGGVMTKLIDRNTAIPTKASEIFSTAEDGQPSVLIQVYQGEREFARDNKLLGTFELSGIAPAPRGVPQIEVTFDIDANGIVHVSAKDRGTGKEQSVTITGGSSLPKEDIDRMVREAEEHAAEDKKRREEADTRNQAEQAVYSTEKLLKDEADKISEETRAAVQKDVDAVKEALKGDDIEAVKAAMTTLSESGMKIGQEIYAKQQAEDAQKAAPAQDDVVDAEIVDEDNNK; from the coding sequence ATGGCACGTGCAGTCGGCATCGACCTCGGCACCACCAACTCCGCTATCGCCGTCCTCGAAGGCGGCGAGCCCACCATCATTCCGAACGCTGAAGGCGCTCGCACGACTCCTTCGGTCGTCGCCTTCTCCAAGACCGGCGAGGTTCTCGTCGGTGAGATCGCCAAGCGTCAGGCGGTCACGAACGTTGATCGCACCATCTCCTCGGTCAAGCGCCACATGGGCACCGACTGGACGACGGAGATCGACGGCAAGAAGTACACGGCGCAGGAAATCTCCGCGCGCATCCTCCAGAAGCTGAAGAGGGACGCCGAAGCCTACCTGGGTGAGCCCGTCACCGAGGCCGTCATCACGGTTCCCGCCTACTTCAATGACGCGCAGCGTCAGGCGACCAAGGACGCCGGTCAGATCGCCGGCCTCAAGGTCGAACGCATCGTCAACGAACCCACCGCCGCGGCCCTGGCCTACGGTCTCGAAAAGGGCAAGGAAGACGAGCTCATCCTGGTCTTCGACCTCGGTGGCGGCACGTTCGACGTGTCCCTCCTTGAGGTGGGTAAGGATGATGACGGCTTCTCCACCATCCAGGTGCGTGCCACCTCCGGCGACAACCACCTGGGCGGCGACGACTGGGATCAGCGCATCGTCGACTGGCTGATCAGCCAGGTCAAGGCGAAGACCGGCGCGGACCTGTCGAAGGACCCCGTTGCGCTCCAGCGTCTCAAGGAAGCCGCTGAGCAGGCCAAGAAGGAGCTGTCCTCCGCGACCTCCACGAACATCTCGCTGCAGTACCTGTCCATGACCGCCGATGGCCCCATCCACCTGGATGAGACCCTGACGCGCGCCAAGTTCGAGGAACTGACCGCGGACCTGCTCGAGCGCACCAAGAAGCCCTTCCGCGACGTCATGGCCGAGGCTGACGTGACCGTCTCCGAGATCGACCACGTCGTGCTCGTCGGCGGCTCCACCCGCATGCCCGCCGTCACCGAGGTTGTCAAGGAGCTGACCGGCGGCCGTGAGCCCAACAAGGGTGTCAACCCCGATGAGGTCGTCGCCGTGGGCGCTGCCCTGCAGGCCGGCGTCATCCAGGGTGACCGCAAGGATGTCCTGCTTATTGACGTGACCCCCCTGTCGCTCGGCATCGAGACCAAGGGTGGCGTTATGACCAAGCTCATCGACCGTAACACGGCGATCCCGACCAAGGCCTCGGAGATCTTCTCCACCGCCGAGGATGGCCAGCCCTCCGTGCTCATTCAGGTCTACCAGGGCGAGCGTGAGTTTGCCCGCGACAACAAGCTGCTGGGTACCTTCGAGCTCTCCGGCATTGCTCCCGCTCCGCGCGGCGTTCCTCAGATCGAAGTGACCTTCGACATCGACGCCAACGGTATCGTTCACGTCTCCGCGAAGGATCGCGGCACGGGTAAGGAGCAGTCGGTCACCATCACCGGTGGATCGTCCCTGCCCAAGGAGGACATCGACCGCATGGTGCGCGAGGCCGAGGAGCACGCTGCCGAGGACAAGAAGCGCCGTGAGGAAGCCGACACCCGTAACCAGGCTGAGCAGGCCGTCTACTCGACGGAGAAGCTGCTCAAGGACGAGGCCGACAAGATCTCCGAGGAGACCCGTGCGGCCGTCCAGAAGGATGTCGACGCCGTGAAGGAAGCCCTCAAGGGAGATGACATTGAGGCTGTGAAGGCCGCGATGACGACCCTGTCTGAGTCGGGCATGAAGATCGGCCAGGAGATCTACGCCAAGCAGCAGGCCGAGGACGCCCAGAAGGCGGCCCCCGCCCAGGACGATGTCGTGGACGCCGAAATCGTGGATGAGGACAACAACAAGTGA
- a CDS encoding nucleotide exchange factor GrpE: protein MSTEETNGFSAPNEDANAPGADSLESAPVGQAAESSSPENPADDMSAFEDQVEDSDLAKALERIATIEDQLARANAELYNQGQEYANYVRRSKEAIPGHKTAGQDEVIESLISVLDDIAAARAHGDLEDGPFASIAAKLEDTLKTRFGLERYGAEGDDFDPALHDALMATTSPDVDHPVIGQVLTGGYRRDERVVRAAKVLVNNPE, encoded by the coding sequence GTGAGCACCGAGGAAACCAACGGTTTCTCGGCGCCCAACGAGGACGCGAACGCCCCCGGGGCCGACTCCCTCGAGTCGGCCCCGGTCGGCCAGGCGGCAGAGTCGTCCTCGCCCGAGAATCCGGCTGATGATATGAGTGCTTTCGAGGACCAGGTCGAGGACTCTGACCTTGCCAAGGCTCTCGAACGCATCGCAACCATCGAAGACCAGCTGGCCCGCGCCAACGCGGAGCTCTACAACCAGGGCCAGGAGTACGCGAACTACGTGCGTCGCTCCAAGGAAGCTATCCCGGGTCACAAGACCGCCGGGCAGGACGAGGTCATTGAGTCGCTCATCAGCGTTCTCGACGACATCGCCGCGGCCCGCGCGCACGGAGACCTGGAGGACGGTCCCTTCGCGTCGATCGCTGCGAAGCTCGAGGACACGCTCAAGACGCGCTTCGGGCTGGAGCGCTACGGAGCCGAGGGTGACGATTTCGATCCTGCCCTGCACGATGCCCTGATGGCCACCACGAGCCCCGATGTGGACCATCCCGTGATCGGGCAGGTCCTGACCGGTGGCTACCGCCGCGATGAGCGCGTCGTGCGAGCCGCAAAGGTGCTGGTGAACAACCCTGAATGA
- a CDS encoding YbjN domain-containing protein has product MGWLWRADADGGADGEETPRRPIPPDDAAANVEQWGSGNAETVEGIATGSAEFEVNRFDMVRPITQERLGLLFDTEGWAWRIDGDGDLCGLWEGHLFCFRFLGNSSEVLSIVAFMKQLVPAEYGEDLRDFLQAWHGEFLWPKSYVADQVEGGRVVAEVNGDYEYGATDAQLVQQVMCALATTLQLFRALAERYGLDDEGAGPSGGHQRGFGGPTWLPGN; this is encoded by the coding sequence ATGGGCTGGCTATGGCGGGCGGATGCTGACGGTGGAGCCGACGGCGAGGAGACGCCTCGCCGCCCGATCCCGCCGGACGACGCCGCCGCCAATGTGGAACAATGGGGCAGTGGCAACGCAGAAACGGTGGAAGGAATCGCCACGGGTAGCGCAGAGTTCGAAGTGAACCGCTTTGACATGGTTCGTCCCATCACGCAGGAGCGGCTGGGCCTCCTTTTCGATACCGAGGGCTGGGCGTGGCGCATCGATGGCGATGGTGACCTGTGCGGCTTGTGGGAGGGACACCTGTTTTGCTTCCGCTTCCTCGGCAACTCGAGCGAGGTCCTGTCGATTGTCGCCTTTATGAAGCAGCTGGTGCCCGCAGAGTACGGCGAGGACCTGCGTGACTTCCTGCAGGCCTGGCATGGGGAGTTTCTCTGGCCGAAGTCCTACGTCGCGGACCAGGTCGAGGGGGGTCGCGTCGTCGCCGAGGTCAATGGTGATTACGAGTATGGGGCGACGGATGCCCAGCTCGTCCAGCAGGTGATGTGCGCCCTTGCCACCACCCTGCAGCTCTTTCGGGCGCTCGCTGAGCGCTACGGCCTCGACGACGAGGGGGCCGGGCCGTCGGGTGGTCATCAGCGCGGCTTCGGCGGACCCACCTGGCTTCCTGGAAACTGA
- a CDS encoding J domain-containing protein has translation MSEQEWFSKDFYKVLGVDKKADKKAITKAYRKLARQWHPDQNPGDTAAETRFKEIGEAYAVLSNDEERKRYDAIRAMAGGGARFSAGSGGAGGFEDLFGGFSGAGGSFGGGGHNVRFQASGMPGGGAGFEDILSGLFGGAAGGSSRFGGESYGSPFSARASHGAPTPEKGGTVRAKLSISLRQALNGATLTIKVGGSPIKVRIPAGIKDGQKVRVKGHGKPGLHGGPTGDLEVTVTVKPHPVYSREGNDLVVTLPVTVSEAILGTVIDVPMIDGGTAAVKVPEGSSSGTEIRVRGKGVSTSKVSGDLVARVAIQVPEKPNRELKRLAKEMAQAEGDLDVRASLAKTAQE, from the coding sequence GTGAGCGAACAAGAGTGGTTCTCGAAGGACTTCTACAAGGTCCTGGGAGTCGACAAGAAGGCGGACAAGAAGGCCATCACGAAGGCCTACCGTAAGCTGGCGCGGCAGTGGCACCCGGATCAGAACCCGGGCGATACGGCGGCCGAAACCAGGTTCAAGGAGATTGGCGAGGCATACGCGGTCCTGTCCAACGACGAGGAACGCAAGCGCTACGACGCGATTCGCGCCATGGCAGGCGGAGGTGCGCGCTTCTCCGCAGGATCCGGTGGAGCGGGCGGCTTCGAAGACCTCTTCGGGGGCTTTAGCGGCGCCGGAGGCAGTTTCGGCGGCGGTGGCCACAACGTGCGCTTCCAGGCCTCCGGCATGCCCGGCGGCGGGGCCGGCTTCGAGGATATCCTCTCCGGTCTCTTTGGAGGCGCGGCGGGTGGCAGCTCCCGATTCGGGGGTGAGTCCTACGGGTCTCCCTTCAGCGCCCGGGCCTCGCACGGCGCACCTACGCCCGAAAAGGGCGGGACGGTGCGCGCCAAGCTGTCCATCTCCTTGCGCCAGGCTCTGAATGGGGCGACCCTGACCATCAAGGTTGGAGGCTCTCCGATCAAGGTCCGCATCCCTGCCGGCATCAAGGATGGCCAGAAGGTTCGCGTCAAGGGTCACGGGAAGCCCGGCCTGCACGGCGGCCCCACCGGCGACCTTGAGGTTACCGTGACGGTGAAGCCGCACCCCGTGTACTCGCGCGAGGGCAATGACCTCGTGGTGACGCTGCCTGTCACCGTGTCCGAGGCGATCCTCGGCACCGTCATCGACGTGCCCATGATTGACGGCGGCACGGCCGCGGTAAAGGTGCCCGAGGGTTCTTCGTCGGGCACCGAGATTCGGGTGCGTGGCAAGGGGGTCTCAACCTCCAAGGTGAGCGGTGACCTGGTCGCTCGCGTGGCCATCCAGGTCCCCGAGAAACCGAACCGTGAGCTGAAGAGACTTGCGAAGGAGATGGCGCAGGCCGAGGGAGACCTCGACGTGCGTGCGTCCCTGGCGAAGACGGCGCAGGAGTAA
- the clpB gene encoding ATP-dependent chaperone ClpB, giving the protein MAREMTSKAQEAIASALQAASAAGNPQVEPVHLLEALIEQQGGIALALLKAVGADSRAIGAQTRRALVALPSTQGASAGSAQPSRSLLAVVQDAGERADKGADQYVSTEHLLIALAASDTEAGRILTQGGATDEALAQALAQLRPDPITSPDPEGSFEALSKYGRDLTEVAREGKLDPVIGRDNEIRRVIQVLSRRTKNNPVLIGEPGVGKTAVVEGLAQRIVAGDVPESLRDKRLVSLDVSSMVAGAKYRGEFEERLKAVLAEITRSDGQIITFIDELHTVVGAGGGSEGAMDAGNMLKPMLARGELRMVGATTLDEYRENIEKDPALERRFQQVFVGEPSVEDTVAILRGIAPKYEAHHKVTISDGALVAAATLSDRYISGRQLPDKAIDLIDEAASRLRMELDSSPVEIDELRRSVDRLRMEESYLAESDPDGRDEATAERLTKLRADLADREENLRALTARWEAEKAGHNRVGDLRVQLDSLRTQLELAVREGRWEEAGRLQNGEIPDVERQIAQEEARADAQDSVGEAEPMIAEKVGPAEIAEVIEAWTGIPTGKLLQTETEKLLHMEDELAKRLIGQKEAVRAVSDAVRRSRAGLADPNRPTGSFLFLGPTGVGKTELAKSLAEFLFDDERAIVRIDMSEYSEKHSVARLVGAPPGYVGYEQGGQLTEAVRRRPYSVVLLDEVEKADPEIFDVLLQVLDDGRLTDGQGRTVDFRHTILILTSNLGSQFLADPDLTPEGKRDAVMSVVHASFRPEFLNRLDETVVFDPLTRENLGEIVDLLVESLQRRLVDRRIGLTVTEPARGWLARTGYDPAFGARPLRRLIQREIGDRLAVFVLAGDVNDGQNVTVDINESFDGLVMNVDKP; this is encoded by the coding sequence ATGGCACGTGAGATGACATCGAAGGCGCAGGAGGCCATTGCCTCTGCGCTGCAGGCCGCTTCCGCGGCCGGGAACCCGCAGGTCGAGCCCGTCCACCTGCTGGAAGCCCTGATCGAACAGCAGGGAGGCATAGCGCTTGCCCTGCTGAAGGCGGTGGGAGCCGATTCTCGCGCGATCGGTGCGCAGACCAGACGCGCGCTCGTCGCACTCCCCTCAACCCAGGGTGCGTCCGCGGGGAGCGCCCAGCCCTCGCGTTCCCTGCTCGCAGTCGTTCAGGACGCGGGCGAGCGCGCAGACAAGGGTGCGGACCAGTATGTGTCGACAGAGCACTTGCTCATCGCGCTGGCTGCCTCCGACACCGAGGCGGGGCGCATCCTCACCCAGGGGGGTGCGACCGATGAGGCCCTGGCGCAGGCCCTCGCGCAGCTACGCCCCGACCCGATCACCTCGCCCGACCCCGAGGGATCCTTCGAGGCCCTGTCGAAGTACGGTCGCGATCTCACCGAGGTTGCGCGCGAAGGCAAGCTCGATCCCGTCATCGGGCGCGACAACGAGATCCGGCGCGTCATTCAGGTCCTGTCGAGACGCACGAAGAATAACCCGGTTCTCATCGGTGAACCGGGCGTTGGTAAGACCGCCGTCGTTGAAGGGCTCGCCCAGCGCATCGTCGCCGGTGACGTCCCCGAGTCCCTGCGGGACAAGCGCCTCGTCTCCCTTGACGTGTCCTCGATGGTCGCAGGCGCCAAGTATCGCGGAGAGTTCGAGGAACGCCTCAAGGCCGTCCTCGCTGAGATCACTCGCTCCGACGGACAGATCATCACCTTCATCGACGAGCTTCACACCGTCGTCGGAGCCGGTGGCGGATCCGAAGGCGCGATGGATGCGGGCAACATGCTCAAGCCGATGCTGGCGCGCGGGGAACTGCGCATGGTCGGTGCGACGACTCTCGACGAGTACCGGGAGAACATCGAGAAGGATCCCGCCCTCGAACGACGCTTCCAGCAGGTCTTCGTCGGCGAACCCTCGGTAGAGGACACCGTCGCGATCCTGCGTGGAATCGCGCCAAAGTACGAGGCTCACCACAAGGTGACCATCTCGGATGGTGCCCTGGTGGCCGCGGCCACCCTGTCGGATCGCTACATCTCGGGTCGTCAGCTTCCCGACAAGGCGATCGACTTGATCGACGAGGCCGCCTCCCGTCTGCGGATGGAGCTGGACTCCTCCCCGGTCGAGATCGACGAGCTGCGCCGCAGCGTGGATCGCCTGCGGATGGAAGAGTCCTACCTTGCCGAGTCCGATCCCGACGGGCGCGACGAGGCCACGGCGGAACGGCTGACGAAGCTGCGCGCGGACCTGGCCGACCGCGAGGAGAACCTGCGTGCGCTCACCGCCCGCTGGGAAGCCGAGAAGGCCGGGCACAACCGCGTCGGCGACCTGCGCGTCCAGCTCGACTCGCTGCGCACGCAGCTGGAGCTGGCGGTGCGCGAGGGGCGCTGGGAGGAAGCCGGTCGTCTCCAGAACGGCGAGATCCCAGACGTCGAACGTCAGATCGCGCAGGAGGAAGCACGAGCCGACGCGCAGGACAGTGTCGGCGAAGCCGAGCCGATGATCGCGGAGAAGGTTGGCCCCGCGGAGATCGCCGAGGTCATCGAAGCGTGGACCGGCATTCCGACGGGCAAGCTCCTGCAGACCGAAACGGAGAAGCTCCTGCACATGGAGGATGAACTCGCCAAACGCCTCATCGGACAGAAGGAGGCCGTGCGGGCCGTCTCGGACGCGGTTCGCCGCTCGCGCGCGGGCCTCGCCGACCCGAATCGACCGACGGGTTCCTTCCTCTTCCTAGGGCCGACGGGCGTGGGAAAGACCGAGCTTGCCAAGTCGCTGGCCGAGTTCCTCTTTGATGACGAGCGTGCCATTGTCCGCATTGACATGTCCGAGTACTCGGAGAAGCATTCGGTTGCGCGCCTCGTTGGCGCCCCTCCGGGGTACGTCGGATACGAGCAGGGGGGTCAGCTGACCGAGGCCGTGCGGCGGCGCCCGTATTCGGTCGTTCTCCTGGACGAGGTTGAGAAGGCGGATCCCGAGATCTTCGACGTTCTCCTGCAGGTTCTTGACGACGGCCGCCTCACCGACGGTCAGGGCCGGACGGTGGACTTCCGTCACACCATCTTGATCCTCACGTCAAACCTCGGGTCGCAGTTCCTGGCCGATCCCGACCTGACGCCGGAAGGGAAGCGAGACGCCGTCATGTCCGTCGTGCACGCGAGCTTCCGACCGGAGTTTCTTAACCGGTTGGATGAGACTGTCGTCTTCGATCCGCTCACCCGCGAAAATCTGGGCGAGATCGTCGATTTGCTGGTTGAGTCGCTGCAGCGCCGCCTGGTGGACCGCCGTATTGGCTTGACAGTGACCGAGCCTGCGCGCGGCTGGCTGGCTCGCACAGGCTACGATCCGGCGTTCGGGGCACGCCCGCTGCGCCGCCTAATTCAGCGTGAGATTGGCGATCGATTGGCAGTGTTTGTGCTGGCGGGAGACGTCAATGATGGTCAGAATGTGACTGTTGACATCAACGAATCCTTCGACGGGCTTGTTATGAATGTTGATAAACCCTGA
- a CDS encoding DUF418 domain-containing protein, protein MPALSFTGDRQLRFPAPDVARGFMLALIALANVPWWLKYFPDYPANRSELLQVMNAADQWWFIVRSLFVDRRAYPLFSILFGFGMAIMAMRTMERERRAAREAVSSEVSAGWAPVQHQIFDEEVERRARRAASRLIRRRGWWMLAFGALHGMVFAGDIIGAYGLVAVIFAEVVVSGRAWLLSLIGALFTAVFVLSMWGIAIAAGSGSMTLGSHPRGALHPLFPLISLGEWIIVTPMTLLMSLVVPSVMIGVGVARLGLLQDPPGHRAILGAIAAGGLTVGAAGGIPFALGQLGWAFADSLTWANPLYHLSGLVGACGWLALLALIGGGPRESLGTVCTFLSAIGRRSMTAYLSQTLVFILAFGGLGVLGVRFVGSAVGALIALGVWVLIGIGCILAEVRGSSRGPAERALRSLVARSARPLPMPALPVAAAQDEASASASGASWGGVDGTDPT, encoded by the coding sequence ATGCCCGCCCTTTCCTTCACGGGAGATCGCCAGCTGCGTTTTCCTGCCCCCGATGTCGCGCGCGGCTTCATGCTGGCTCTCATCGCCCTGGCGAATGTGCCGTGGTGGCTGAAGTACTTCCCGGACTACCCGGCGAATCGTTCGGAGCTGCTTCAGGTCATGAACGCGGCCGACCAGTGGTGGTTCATCGTGCGTTCCCTTTTCGTCGACCGCCGAGCCTATCCCCTCTTCTCGATCCTCTTCGGCTTCGGCATGGCGATCATGGCGATGCGCACCATGGAGCGCGAGCGGCGCGCCGCTCGCGAGGCCGTGTCGAGCGAGGTCAGCGCCGGTTGGGCGCCCGTTCAGCACCAGATTTTCGATGAGGAGGTGGAGCGGCGGGCGCGCCGCGCCGCCTCTCGTCTCATCCGCCGCCGTGGCTGGTGGATGCTGGCTTTCGGTGCCCTGCACGGAATGGTCTTTGCGGGTGACATCATCGGCGCCTACGGTCTGGTCGCGGTCATTTTCGCCGAGGTTGTGGTCTCCGGACGCGCATGGCTGCTGAGCCTGATCGGCGCGTTGTTCACGGCGGTATTCGTGTTGTCGATGTGGGGAATAGCGATTGCAGCGGGTAGTGGCTCGATGACGCTCGGTTCTCACCCGCGGGGAGCTCTACACCCCCTCTTTCCGCTGATATCCCTGGGTGAGTGGATCATCGTCACCCCCATGACGCTCCTGATGTCCCTCGTGGTCCCGTCGGTCATGATCGGCGTCGGCGTCGCGCGCCTTGGGCTTTTGCAGGACCCTCCGGGGCATCGCGCAATCCTCGGGGCGATCGCTGCCGGCGGCCTGACGGTCGGAGCCGCCGGAGGCATTCCCTTCGCCTTGGGGCAGCTGGGGTGGGCCTTCGCAGACTCCTTGACGTGGGCGAACCCCCTCTATCACCTCTCGGGTCTCGTGGGCGCGTGCGGGTGGCTTGCTCTTCTCGCTCTCATCGGTGGCGGCCCGCGTGAAAGCCTTGGCACCGTGTGTACCTTCCTGAGCGCGATCGGGCGGCGTTCGATGACCGCCTACCTCTCGCAGACGCTGGTCTTCATCCTCGCGTTCGGTGGGCTCGGTGTGCTCGGCGTCCGTTTCGTCGGCAGCGCCGTGGGCGCGTTGATTGCGCTCGGCGTGTGGGTCCTGATCGGTATCGGGTGCATCCTCGCCGAGGTCAGGGGGTCCTCGCGTGGGCCAGCGGAGCGTGCGCTGCGCTCACTCGTTGCTCGCAGCGCGCGGCCGCTGCCGATGCCGGCGCTTCCCGTCGCAGCCGCGCAGGATGAGGCGAGTGCAAGCGCATCCGGCGCGTCGTGGGGAGGCGTCGACGGCACGGATCCGACCTAA